A segment of the Microscilla marina ATCC 23134 genome:
TCTTAAGAGTGTTTCCCTCAAGCCAATATCAATGTTACTGAGGAAGAAGACCGCAAATTGGTAAATGTAGCAGTAAGAAAAGGTTTACTCGGTACCGAGAAAAAGTTTCAGTTGTCGTACCGTGAGCGTGCCAAACCATCGTACCAAATCAGTGAACTGGATAGCCCACTTACGCAAAACCTTGCCGGAATGCTCAATTTTGTAGGAGACTTGCAAAGTACCAACGAAGAGGTAAAGGGCTTACTGATGGCAAAAATAAAAACGTTGAACTTTGAGTGTGCGGTGTTATGTTCGCCACTGGTGCGTACTATGCTCACTGGTTTTATAGAACAAGTCATTCAACAATTAGATGCTATAGTGTTTGCTCAGGCCAAAGTGATCATTGGTAAGTCGAAAGTGCAACAGTTTTTAGACAAAAATCTTGACCTGATCTTAGACCTGAACGGCAAATGTGGAATAGATGACCTTAGTGTACACATCAACTCTCAATACTTTGATGCCCCACCCGAAAATGCCAACGAAGCCCAACTTGCCCGCAAGGTTGGCAGTGAAAAGATATTGAAAGCACATGAGGTAAAAGTAAACGTCCAGCTACCTGTCATTGTTGCCGAGGATGAGGTGAAGTTGCGCGCTCCCCACGAAGTAGCCGAAAGAGTAACGGTGCTTGCCATTACTACGTCGGTGGCTTTTGGTGGTCTTAGTGGCGAAGGAGCCTTGAATTACCTTGCTCAATATAAGTTACAAGAGGCATTAACTCCCCGTGAACGGGCTTTTTTGCAAAATCCTACTGAGGAGCTTAAAAGTCAGGAAACCTGGAAATGCGAAGGCATTTGGACGCTCATGTGGGCATTAGGAGTAGTAGATGAGTTATCTTTTCCTGATACATTGGCCAATCTGAATGACATTCCAGTAGAGCAGTATCCAATAGGAGAAAATAAAAATCCCCGTGATTTTATAGAAAGTATGACTACCTTGCGCGATAAAAGCGAAGTGTTGAACACCAATGACTTGTATTACCGTATGCACTGGGCTTGTGTAGATGCTCGTATTGCCAGACAAGCAATGAAGGCAGTACACCCTGGGGTGGTATACGAGCGTCATTATGCCCTCAATTGGTTGATTAATTATCGCAACCAACCTTGGGACGAGGTAACCTGTGATACTTGATGATAGTTGGGAGCTACTACAGCTTCAAGGTATAAACGACAAGTCGCAAGTCTAAGATTGTACTGCAAGTAACTGCTGATTTTATAGCACTTTATGAAATGCGTAGATGGGCGTTGGGAGCTACTACAGCCCCAAGGCATAAGTTACAAGCATCAAGTTTGAGGTGGCTTTGCAAACCTTTACGGATGCTCGTGCCCCAACTTTATAGCTACAGATGAAAGTCTGTAGTTTTTTAGCCTCGCTTCGCGAACCGTTTAAACGATCAAATCAATTGAACCATATAAATTTACGCCTGTGTATTCAAAACTAACCACCATTATGATCATTGGGGTACTTTGCCTAAGTGCTTGTGTAAACCAAAAAAATACCAACGGAAAAAATACTACTATGGAAAACAAAACCGACACTGTAGACGCCATCATTATTGGGTTCGACGCGCGCCGTTGCCAATGCTGTGGAGGCTTTATGGTTACCTTTAGCAATGATCCCACACCTTATAAAGCCGACCATTACCAGTGGCGACCCAAGCAGGGGCAAGAAACTTTTGGTGTAAGCCACTCTTCTAAGTTTCCGATGTATGTCAAGATCAAATACAAGGCAGTAGCATCTGACTGTGTAGCTTCTAAGGGCGAAATAGAGATTACAGCAATGGAAGCCAAACAGAAGTAAGAACAAAAACCTGCGTAATCTTTTGCAAAACGCTTTAAAATCACTCTATTTTGAAGCTCTAAAATGACATTGTGCAGATGAATAGCAAAACTATTAGTTGGCTGATAGCCGTAGGAGCCGCCCTTTTGTTTATCCCTATGTTAGGGGTAACCCATTTGTTTGACTGGGATGAGATCAATTTTGCCGAAAGTGCCCGCGAAATGCTCGTTACTGGCAACTATGCCCAAGTACAGGTAGACTTTAAGCCTTTTTGGGAAAAACCTCCCCTGTTTTTCTGGATTCAGGCACTTTCTATGAAAATATTTGGTGTCAATGAGTTTGCGGCACGCTTTCCCAATGCCCTGATAGGTATCATTACTCTTGCACTTATTTACCACATAGGAACCAACATCTATAATTCCCGCTTTGGGTTGTGGTGGGTATTGGTATATGCAGGGTCATTATTGCCTCATTTTTATTTCAAGTCAGGCATCATCGACCCACTTTTCAACTTATTTATATTTTTGGGAGTATACCAGCTTTACTTATTAAGCTTGCGCAAAAACACAGGTAAACGCTATCAAAAAGCTGCCCTGGCAGGTATTTTTATTGGGTTGGGTATTCTTACCAAAGGGCCGGTGGCAATGCTGCTTTCGGGACTTACCCTCATTATTTATTGGGTACTTAGTCGTAAGTGGAGCACTTTTAAAATTCCTGAATTATTGGTCTTTGGCTTGGTGGCGCTTGTGGTCTCATTTGCCTGGTTTTTGCCCGAAACCCTCCAAAATGGCTTTTGGTTTATTTCTGAGTTTATCAAATACCAACTCGACTTGGCAAGTTCTACCTCTACCGGGCACGAACAACCCATTTTTTATCACCCTATAGTGTTGTTATTGGGCTGTTTTCCGGCAAGTATTTACTTTTTGCGCTCGTTTCAACGCAACAGTGAAGATACCGAAGAGCAACGACACTTTAAACTGTGGATGAAAACCTTGTTTTGGGTAGTCTTAACAGTGTTTTCGCTCATCACCACCAAAATTATGCACTACTCATCTATGTGCTATTTTCCACTTACTTTTATGGCCGCCACCTATATTTTCCATATTGAGCAACAACGCTTTCGTTTTGCCCGTTGGTTGGGTATTTTTATCGGATTGATAGGCACCGTAGTAGCCTTATTGCTGGCGGCTTTGCCTATTCTCATCAATTATAAAGAAAAATTCATTCCTTTGATTGAAGATAAATTTGCTGTGGCAAATCTCGACGCCGTAGTGCATTGGTCAGGACTGGAGTCTGCTATTGGCTTTTTATTGCTGGGAGTAGTCATTACTACGTTGGTATATTGGAATCGAAAAAATCCCGTGTTGGGGGCAAAAGCCTTGTTTGTCACTACTTTGCTTGCTGTACAAGTGATCATTTATGTGTTTATTCCCAAGGTAGAAAAGTATACCCAAGCGGCTGCTATAGAGTTTATGAAATCGAAACAAAACGAAGATTGTTATGTAGGCACTATTGGGTATAAAAGTTACGCACAGTATTTTTATACAGCACGTACCCCACAAAAAAGCCCCAAGCAAAATACCGAAGAGTGGTATTTGACGGGTAAGTCAGATAAAACCGTTTATCTGGTATCACGTATTGACCGTACTCAGCGTTTAGATGAACTCATCAAGGCGGGGCATCCAATCAAAAAAATTGGCGAAAAGAACGGCTTTGTGTTTTTCAGGCGTGAAGCAAGCCTCAACAAATAAATTACTTGTGAATAAGTATCAAATAAAAAAAAGTGTGTATTTTCATCAAATCAATGGATGATCATTCCTGAAAATAACGTGTCAACACAACAAAAAACTTTACCTAAATAAGGGGGGTATTGTTGGTATATCTTTAGGGAATAAAACTAATCAAGCACTTATGGAGAACCAAACTATAATGATTATCATGGGGGTAGTAACAGTAGGCATATTGCTACTGTATTTTTTCTTTACCCAAAACTATGACAATGGCGAAGTTATTCAAGTATTGGATGCCGACACGATCATCGTGAGAACCAAACGCTATAAAAAGAAAAAAATGAGGCTGATTGGGGTAGATAGTCCCGAAAGGTCAAACAATATTTTTAAGTTCAATCCTGCGTATGCCCGGCACGCCGATAAGTTTGTAAGGAGAAGGCTTAAGCCTGGTACCCCGATTTACCTTGATTATGATAAAAAGAAATTTGACCAATATGGGCGACTGCTTGCCTACTTGTATGTGCGCAAAACAGGTAGGTGCCTCAACGAAGACTTGCTGAGAAAGGGTTATGGAGTAGTGCAAAAGGACAGATATAATAAAAGACTTATAAAGAAGTTTATGAAAATAGAAGCAGAAGCCAAGCGTGAACGAAGAGGGGTATGGAGCAGAGGACCACGTTTGTAATATTTATTGAACAGCTGTAATTTATGCAAATAACTTATCGTGAGCTGAGCGAGCTGGCAAATGTTGCCAACCAAATTATCCAGTTTGCTAATGGACAACCCAAACCCGCAAAAATTTGGGTGTTTGACGGAGAAATGGGCGCAGGAAAAACCACCTTGATCAAAGAAATAGGAAGGCAAATGGACATTGTTGACACCATTCAGAGCCCTACCTATTCTATTGTAAACGAATACCAAAGCGTCTCGGGAGAGGCTTTCTATCATTTTGATTTTTATCGGCTCAAAAACGAAACTGAGGCACTGGACATGGGCTACGAAGAATATTTTTATGACAATAGTTATTGTTTTATAGAATGGGCTTCAAAAATCCCCAGCTTGATGCCCGAAAATTATCTAAAAATTGCTATTATACTGCAATCTGATTACCGAATCATTGAATTGACCCAATATGAGTAAGCAATCGTACACAGAAGGCACAGCCCTTACCAAAGAACAATTGGTACTTTATCCAAGTGAGCAGTTGGCGCCTATCAAAAAAAAGGCAGAAAAACTGTTCATTGGTATACCCAAAGAAAAAAGTAAATCTGAAAAGCGGGTATCATTGCGCCCCGAAGCCGTAGAAATACTGGTACGCAATGGACACGAGATAAGGGTAGAAGCCGGAGCTGGGCTTGGTGCCAAGTTTACCGACCAGCAGTACAGCGAAGCTGGGGCAGAGGTATGTTATTCTGCCAAAGAAGTGTTCGAGGCAGACATGATCTTAAAGATAGACCCCCCTACTCACGAAGAAATAGAGTATATGAGGTTTGGGCGCACCATAGTGTCGTCATTGCCTATGGCACGTATGGACACTGCCTACTTTAAAGCTTTGATGCAAAAAAAATGCATCGGTATTGCCTACCAGTTTATTCAAAACCGTATTGGCGAAATGCCTTTGATTCGTTCTATGAACGAAATAGCTGGCAGCACAGTGATGCTTATCGCCTCTGAGTACCTCAGCAGTGCCCACAATGGCAGAGGCATTATTTTGGGAGGAATTACTGGTGTACCCCCTACTCGTGTAGTCATTATTGGGGCAGGTACAGTGGGCGAGTATGCTGCACGTACAGCCATTGGATTGGGTGCTGAAACCCAAATTTTTGATAAAGATATTTATAAATTGCGCCGGATTAAATATGCTGTAGGGCACCAAATGTATACCTCTACTATAGACACAGGTATATTAGAAGAGGCCATTTCACGCGCTGACGTTGTAATAGGTGCTATGCGTGCCGAGAAAGGGCTGACTCCTTGTGTAGTAACCGAAGAAATGGTGCAGCAAATGAAACCCAACTCTATCATTATAGATGTAAGTATTGACCAGGGCGGAGTTTTCTCTACTTCAGAAGTGACCACACACGAAAATCCGATTTTTAAAAAATATGACGTCATTCATTACTGTGTGCCCAATATCGCTTCCAGGGTAAGTAGAACCTCAAGCACTGCTTTGAGCAACATTTTTACCCCCTATTTGATGAAAATTTCCAAGGCAGGCGGAATGGATGAGATGATTTTTACCAGTAAGTGGTTTATGGAAGGTGTGTATGCTTATAAAGGGAGTCTTACTAACCGTTTTATTGCCGACAAACTGGACATGCCCTATAAAGACTTGGGTTTGTTGATGGCAGCGAGGATTTAATCGTGAGCAAAAATAGCGGATTTTGTTGGTTAACATAATGGTCGATCAACTAATGGAAAGGGTGAATTACTAAAAACCAAATGAACAAATGTGTTTTTTTAGATAGAGACGGGGTGCTCAATCGTGAGCGGGGTACTTATACGTATACTATTGCCGATTTTGAGATACCCACAGGAGTAATTGAAGCGTTGCAAGAATTAAAGCAGGCGGGATATTTATTGGTGGTGATTACCAACCAAGGAGGCATAGCCAAAGGTTTATATACCAAAGAAGATGTGAAAGCCTGTCACCAATACTTGCAACAGCAATGTGGATACTTGCTCGATGATTTGTTTTATTCACCTTATCACCCCCAGTATAGTGAATCGCTTTCGCGTAAGCCTGAGTCTTTTATGTTAGAAAAAGCCGTTGCCAAGTATGTAATAGACAGGGAAAGGTCGTGGATGATAGGCGATAGTGCCCGTGATATAGAGGCGGCAAAAAAAATACAAGTCAATACAGTACAGGTTATTGCGGAAAATAAACCTATATCGGCACTTGCCGATTTTACTGCTAAAGACTTGTATGCGGCTGTTCGACTTATACTTTCGCAAAACCAAA
Coding sequences within it:
- a CDS encoding ArnT family glycosyltransferase; the encoded protein is MNSKTISWLIAVGAALLFIPMLGVTHLFDWDEINFAESAREMLVTGNYAQVQVDFKPFWEKPPLFFWIQALSMKIFGVNEFAARFPNALIGIITLALIYHIGTNIYNSRFGLWWVLVYAGSLLPHFYFKSGIIDPLFNLFIFLGVYQLYLLSLRKNTGKRYQKAALAGIFIGLGILTKGPVAMLLSGLTLIIYWVLSRKWSTFKIPELLVFGLVALVVSFAWFLPETLQNGFWFISEFIKYQLDLASSTSTGHEQPIFYHPIVLLLGCFPASIYFLRSFQRNSEDTEEQRHFKLWMKTLFWVVLTVFSLITTKIMHYSSMCYFPLTFMAATYIFHIEQQRFRFARWLGIFIGLIGTVVALLLAALPILINYKEKFIPLIEDKFAVANLDAVVHWSGLESAIGFLLLGVVITTLVYWNRKNPVLGAKALFVTTLLAVQVIIYVFIPKVEKYTQAAAIEFMKSKQNEDCYVGTIGYKSYAQYFYTARTPQKSPKQNTEEWYLTGKSDKTVYLVSRIDRTQRLDELIKAGHPIKKIGEKNGFVFFRREASLNK
- the tsaE gene encoding tRNA (adenosine(37)-N6)-threonylcarbamoyltransferase complex ATPase subunit type 1 TsaE yields the protein MQITYRELSELANVANQIIQFANGQPKPAKIWVFDGEMGAGKTTLIKEIGRQMDIVDTIQSPTYSIVNEYQSVSGEAFYHFDFYRLKNETEALDMGYEEYFYDNSYCFIEWASKIPSLMPENYLKIAIILQSDYRIIELTQYE
- a CDS encoding DUF4272 domain-containing protein, encoding MVNVAVRKGLLGTEKKFQLSYRERAKPSYQISELDSPLTQNLAGMLNFVGDLQSTNEEVKGLLMAKIKTLNFECAVLCSPLVRTMLTGFIEQVIQQLDAIVFAQAKVIIGKSKVQQFLDKNLDLILDLNGKCGIDDLSVHINSQYFDAPPENANEAQLARKVGSEKILKAHEVKVNVQLPVIVAEDEVKLRAPHEVAERVTVLAITTSVAFGGLSGEGALNYLAQYKLQEALTPRERAFLQNPTEELKSQETWKCEGIWTLMWALGVVDELSFPDTLANLNDIPVEQYPIGENKNPRDFIESMTTLRDKSEVLNTNDLYYRMHWACVDARIARQAMKAVHPGVVYERHYALNWLINYRNQPWDEVTCDT
- a CDS encoding alanine dehydrogenase encodes the protein MSKQSYTEGTALTKEQLVLYPSEQLAPIKKKAEKLFIGIPKEKSKSEKRVSLRPEAVEILVRNGHEIRVEAGAGLGAKFTDQQYSEAGAEVCYSAKEVFEADMILKIDPPTHEEIEYMRFGRTIVSSLPMARMDTAYFKALMQKKCIGIAYQFIQNRIGEMPLIRSMNEIAGSTVMLIASEYLSSAHNGRGIILGGITGVPPTRVVIIGAGTVGEYAARTAIGLGAETQIFDKDIYKLRRIKYAVGHQMYTSTIDTGILEEAISRADVVIGAMRAEKGLTPCVVTEEMVQQMKPNSIIIDVSIDQGGVFSTSEVTTHENPIFKKYDVIHYCVPNIASRVSRTSSTALSNIFTPYLMKISKAGGMDEMIFTSKWFMEGVYAYKGSLTNRFIADKLDMPYKDLGLLMAARI
- a CDS encoding D-glycero-alpha-D-manno-heptose-1,7-bisphosphate 7-phosphatase, which produces MNKCVFLDRDGVLNRERGTYTYTIADFEIPTGVIEALQELKQAGYLLVVITNQGGIAKGLYTKEDVKACHQYLQQQCGYLLDDLFYSPYHPQYSESLSRKPESFMLEKAVAKYVIDRERSWMIGDSARDIEAAKKIQVNTVQVIAENKPISALADFTAKDLYAAVRLILSQNQTV
- a CDS encoding thermonuclease family protein, translated to MENQTIMIIMGVVTVGILLLYFFFTQNYDNGEVIQVLDADTIIVRTKRYKKKKMRLIGVDSPERSNNIFKFNPAYARHADKFVRRRLKPGTPIYLDYDKKKFDQYGRLLAYLYVRKTGRCLNEDLLRKGYGVVQKDRYNKRLIKKFMKIEAEAKRERRGVWSRGPRL